The Streptomyces camelliae genome window below encodes:
- a CDS encoding MBL fold metallo-hydrolase → MTQQTHESGPPTTTSTTSTTSTPATTTPTPTSASTASTASTASTASTASTTPLAPPFPPLAEPRPLGEHRVWPRTFHDRLTAPLPGLKAMARFAREGAVRPGREGLADLPLLPVEPAPLPPADPRTLAVTWAGHASWIVRIGGLTVLTDPVWSRRILGTPARITPVGVPWDSLPCVDAVVISHNHYDHLDAPTLRRLPRATPLFVPAGLGRWFRRRRFTCVTELDWWEGAELAGVRFDFVPAHHWSKRTLTDTCHSLWGGWILTDTGGRRLYFAGDTGYGHWFSRIGRRYPGIDLALMPIGAYDPRWWLSDVHCDPEEAVRATLDLGAHRMAPMHWGTFILSAEPVLEPLTRVRTAWQKAGRDREDLWDLPVGGSKVLDGSVPSGARGCVRYAATAAPARETTTDRHPEDDLIPDGATEIAVPDPASR, encoded by the coding sequence ATGACGCAGCAGACGCATGAGTCCGGACCGCCCACGACGACCTCGACGACCTCGACGACCTCGACGCCCGCGACGACCACGCCGACTCCCACGTCCGCATCCACCGCATCCACCGCATCCACCGCATCCACCGCATCCACCGCATCCACGACGCCCCTCGCACCGCCCTTCCCCCCGCTCGCCGAACCCCGCCCCCTGGGCGAACACCGGGTGTGGCCACGGACGTTCCACGACCGGCTCACCGCCCCGCTGCCCGGCCTCAAGGCCATGGCACGCTTCGCCCGCGAAGGCGCCGTACGCCCTGGCCGCGAAGGCCTCGCCGACCTCCCCCTGCTCCCCGTCGAACCCGCCCCGCTGCCTCCCGCCGACCCCCGCACCCTCGCCGTCACCTGGGCCGGACACGCCAGCTGGATCGTCCGCATCGGCGGCCTGACCGTCCTCACCGACCCCGTCTGGTCCCGCCGCATCCTCGGCACCCCCGCCCGCATCACCCCCGTCGGCGTCCCCTGGGACAGCCTGCCCTGCGTCGACGCCGTCGTCATCAGCCACAACCACTACGACCACCTCGACGCCCCCACCCTGCGCCGACTCCCGCGCGCCACACCGCTGTTCGTCCCCGCCGGACTCGGCCGCTGGTTCCGGCGCCGGCGCTTCACCTGCGTCACCGAGCTCGACTGGTGGGAAGGCGCCGAACTGGCCGGGGTCCGCTTCGACTTCGTCCCCGCCCACCACTGGTCCAAGCGCACCCTCACCGACACCTGCCACAGCCTCTGGGGCGGCTGGATCCTCACCGACACCGGCGGCCGGCGCCTCTACTTCGCCGGTGACACCGGCTACGGCCACTGGTTCTCCCGCATCGGCCGCCGCTACCCCGGCATCGACCTCGCCCTCATGCCCATCGGCGCCTACGACCCCCGCTGGTGGCTCAGCGACGTCCACTGCGACCCCGAGGAAGCCGTCCGGGCCACCCTCGACCTCGGCGCCCACCGCATGGCCCCCATGCACTGGGGCACCTTCATCCTCTCGGCCGAGCCCGTCCTGGAACCCCTCACGCGCGTGCGTACGGCCTGGCAGAAGGCGGGACGGGACCGGGAGGACCTGTGGGATCTGCCGGTCGGCGGATCAAAGGTGCTGGACGGGAGCGTCCCGTCAGGGGCGCGGGGCTGTGTCCGATATGCGGCTACCGCCGCGCCGGCGCGAGAAACCACAACGGACCGTCACCCCGAAGACGACCTCATCCCCGACGGCGCTACCGAAATCGCCGTACCAGACCCGGCATCACGCTGA
- a CDS encoding aminotransferase class I/II-fold pyridoxal phosphate-dependent enzyme: protein MRRTDPEGHGPVRYGPPLPGDGLPVLPELTAVLAAAAHRTDAQPVGGAPALLEAACGYWTRRGLPTVPDQVAAGPGAPALLLAVTAALASDGADVLAPRPCAAWWAPDARILGRPVFHVPTPAESGGVPDPYALLETVRRVRDEGGDPRLLVLSVADDPTATVAPPELLHETVEAATTEGLHLVSDETWRDTLHHPHDTVLLSPAEMRPDRVTVVTDLAGSLLPPGWPAAVARFPATEPGLRLHARVLDILTALGARIAAPVAAAAGYALDEPRPVIDRRETAVRLHARVAAAVHTALVTAGALARPPQAGRHLYADLGPLREPLAVQGVGDAQELEDLLTARLGMPAPGGHRFGDDLAALRVRLATGPLLGGTDEERVESLTSPAPLELPHVHRALITLTSVLDDLRDEAQRREPPR, encoded by the coding sequence ATGCGGCGCACGGACCCCGAGGGCCACGGCCCCGTCCGCTACGGCCCGCCGCTCCCCGGCGACGGCCTGCCCGTCCTCCCCGAACTCACCGCCGTGCTCGCCGCCGCCGCACACCGCACCGACGCCCAGCCCGTCGGCGGCGCCCCCGCCCTGCTGGAAGCGGCCTGCGGCTACTGGACCCGCCGCGGCCTGCCCACCGTCCCCGACCAGGTCGCCGCCGGCCCCGGCGCCCCCGCGCTGCTGCTCGCCGTCACCGCCGCGCTCGCCTCGGACGGCGCCGACGTCCTCGCACCCCGCCCCTGCGCCGCCTGGTGGGCGCCCGACGCCCGCATCCTCGGCCGACCCGTCTTCCACGTGCCCACCCCCGCCGAGAGCGGCGGCGTCCCCGACCCCTACGCCCTGCTGGAGACCGTCCGCCGGGTCCGCGACGAGGGCGGCGACCCACGCCTGCTCGTGCTGTCCGTCGCCGACGACCCCACCGCCACCGTCGCCCCGCCCGAACTGCTCCACGAGACCGTCGAGGCCGCCACCACCGAGGGCCTGCACCTGGTCAGCGACGAGACCTGGCGCGACACCCTCCACCACCCGCACGACACCGTCCTGCTCAGCCCCGCCGAGATGCGACCCGACCGGGTCACCGTCGTCACCGACCTCGCCGGCTCCCTGCTGCCCCCCGGCTGGCCCGCCGCCGTCGCCCGCTTCCCCGCGACCGAACCCGGACTCCGCCTCCACGCACGCGTGCTCGACATCCTCACCGCGCTCGGCGCCCGCATCGCCGCCCCCGTCGCCGCTGCGGCCGGCTACGCCCTCGACGAACCCCGGCCCGTCATCGACCGCCGCGAGACCGCCGTACGGCTGCACGCGCGCGTGGCGGCCGCCGTACACACCGCGCTCGTCACCGCCGGCGCCCTCGCCCGACCCCCGCAGGCCGGCCGCCACCTGTACGCCGACCTCGGCCCGCTGCGCGAACCCCTCGCCGTACAAGGTGTCGGCGACGCACAGGAGTTGGAGGACCTCCTCACCGCCCGCCTCGGCATGCCGGCACCCGGCGGCCACCGCTTCGGCGACGACCTGGCCGCCCTGCGCGTACGCCTCGCCACCGGCCCCCTGCTCGGCGGCACCGACGAGGAACGCGTGGAATCCCTCACGTCACCCGCGCCGTTGGAACTGCCACACGTGCACCGTGCGTTGATCACCTTGACGTCGGTCCTCGACGATCTCCGTGACGAAGCTCAGCGACGGGAGCCTCCTCGATGA